A stretch of the Actinotalea sp. JY-7876 genome encodes the following:
- the trxB gene encoding thioredoxin-disulfide reductase gives MTDTLRDLVIIGSGPAGYTAAVYAARAGLAPVVVAGSVTAGGALMNTTEVENFPGFVDGVMGPDLMENMRKQAERFGADVRYDDVVRADLVGPVKTVVTGNGDTFRARAVILATGSAYRELGLPDEKRLSGHGVSWCATCDGFFFRDQDVVVVGGGDSAVEEATFLTRFARTVTMVHRRDELRASKIMADRATSDPKIRFAWNSEVVAIHGQDKVSGVTLRDTVTGAERELAATGLFVAIGHVPRNELLVGQVDLDDEGYVLVGPEAAGAGARGTATNVEGVFACGDLVDHVYRQAITAAGTGCAAALDAQHYLAELVHAAEPPAPAALPQKIEETL, from the coding sequence GTGACCGACACCCTCCGGGACCTTGTGATCATCGGGTCCGGCCCCGCCGGCTACACCGCCGCCGTGTACGCCGCGCGCGCCGGCCTGGCACCCGTCGTCGTCGCGGGCTCCGTGACCGCGGGCGGCGCCCTGATGAACACCACCGAGGTGGAGAACTTCCCGGGCTTCGTCGACGGCGTCATGGGTCCGGACCTCATGGAGAACATGCGCAAGCAGGCGGAGCGCTTCGGCGCGGACGTCCGCTACGACGACGTCGTGCGCGCCGACCTGGTCGGCCCCGTCAAGACCGTGGTCACCGGGAACGGCGACACCTTCCGGGCGCGCGCCGTGATCCTCGCGACGGGCTCCGCCTACCGCGAGCTCGGGCTGCCGGACGAGAAGCGCCTCTCGGGCCACGGCGTCTCGTGGTGCGCGACGTGCGACGGGTTCTTCTTCCGCGACCAGGACGTCGTCGTGGTGGGCGGCGGGGACTCCGCCGTCGAGGAGGCGACGTTCCTCACGCGCTTCGCGAGGACGGTCACCATGGTGCACCGCCGCGACGAGCTGCGCGCCTCGAAGATCATGGCGGACCGCGCGACGTCCGACCCCAAGATCCGGTTCGCCTGGAACAGCGAGGTCGTCGCGATCCACGGCCAGGACAAGGTCTCGGGCGTCACCCTGCGTGACACGGTGACCGGCGCCGAGCGTGAGCTGGCGGCGACCGGCCTGTTCGTCGCCATCGGGCACGTCCCGCGCAACGAGCTGCTCGTCGGCCAGGTCGACCTCGACGACGAGGGCTACGTCCTCGTCGGGCCCGAGGCCGCCGGTGCCGGCGCGCGTGGGACCGCCACCAACGTCGAGGGCGTGTTCGCGTGCGGCGACCTCGTCGACCACGTGTACCGCCAGGCCATCACGGCCGCCGGCACGGGCTGCGCCGCCGCGCTCGACGCCCAGCACTACCTGGCGGAGCTCGTGCACGCCGCCGAGCCCCCCGCCCCCGCCGCCCTGCCCCAGAAGATCGAGGAGACCCTGTGA